The following are from one region of the Ischnura elegans chromosome X, ioIscEleg1.1, whole genome shotgun sequence genome:
- the LOC124170787 gene encoding probable inactive tRNA-specific adenosine deaminase-like protein 3 gives MGKIPLLDQDSVQKCSYSVNLPWSLKPVLPHELIGDVESTDVYVCRILDSKKISYVMEVLSKISPIFGLGHLKRVTTLVEKGLCVILCEANGFSEDSCVTLFKEKGFSFDGLDPIPFKVSVPSVIPKTRKQYENASAMWSCNFTVDKYIEKIIDGSIFDANDRKFQEHYMDIAYLAAEKSLEMNGVGVGCVIVDPVKSSIVAIAYDRRLSHPLKHAVMVAADLTARVQGGGRWPVEEGMWISPAKIERRVPCKRTKDFSFGDLASAYLCTGYDVYLTREPCAMCAMALVHCRARRVFFGCFNEGALGGKMKLHEMRGLNHCLEVFSGLHRRKCDRISCSVYKG, from the coding sequence ATGGGGAAAATTCCATTGCTTGATCAGGACTCTGTGCAGAAATGTTCATACTCTGTGAATTTGCCTTGGTCGTTGAAACCTGTGTTACCCCATGAACTGATTGGGGATGTAGAATCCACTGACGTATATGTTTGTCGCATTTTGGATTCCAAGAAAATTTCTTATGTTATGGAAGTGTTGAGTAAAATATCTCCAATTTTTGGTCTCGGCCACCTCAAAAGGGTGACGACTCTAGTGGAAAAAGGCTTGTGTGTTATACTTTGTGAAGCAAACGGCTTTTCTGAGGACAGTTGCGTTACATTGTTTAAAGAGAAAGGTTTTAGCTTTGATGGCCTTGATCCCATTCCATTCAAAGTATCTGTTCCATCTGTTATCCCGAAAACCAGAAAACAGTATGAAAATGCTTCAGCGATGTGGTCCTGTAACTTCACTGTTGACAAATATATCGAGAAGATCATTGATGGTTCCATTTTTGATGCAAATGACAGAAAATTTCAGGAGCATTACATGGACATAGCATATCTTGCTGCTGAAAAAAGTTTGGAGATGAATGGTGTAGGAGTGGGATGCGTCATTGTTGATCCAGTGAAGTCCAGCATAGTAGCTATAGCCTATGATAGACGTCTTAGCCATCCATTGAAGCATGCGGTAATGGTTGCTGCTGATTTAACTGCAAGAGTTCAAGGTGGTGGTAGGTGGCCTGTGGAAGAGGGTATGTGGATTTCTCCTGCAAAAATTGAGCGACGAGTTCCATGTAAAAGAACCAAGGATTTTTCCTTTGGTGACCTAGCATCTGCATATTTGTGCACTGGATATGATGTATACTTGACAAGAGAGCCTTGTGCCATGTGTGCAATGGCTCTGGTCCATTGCAGGGCTCGTAGGGTATTCTTTGGTTGTTTCAATGAAGGAGCTTTAGGGGGTAAGATGAAACTACATGAAATGAGAGGATTAAATCATTGTTTAGAAGTCTTTAGTGGACTTCACAGAAGAAAATGTGATAGAATCAGCTGCAGTGTGTATAAAGGTTGA